The DNA region GGGGGGTGATGAGGCCGGGTATCGCGATCGATGCCCGGATCGCGTCGTCCACCGGTCCGCGTTGCATCCACACCGACTTCCCGGTGATCAGGTCGGTGGCCACCGACGTGAACGCCACCGGGAGTTCCTCGATGGTGACGTCACCGAGGATCTCGCGGACGGCCACCAGGATCTTCTCCGCCCGCAGCACCCCCGCCGAGGTGATCGACGGGTCGAGCAGTCGCAGTACCGCGCGCTGGGTCAAAGAACTTGCCCACACGGCGTATTCGTCCATCTTGCCGGCGGCTTCCAAGCCACCGACCAATGCACCCATGGACGACCCGGCGATGCCGACGATCTGGTGACCACGTTCGTGCAACTCGTTGATCACGCCGATGTGCGCGTAACCGCGGGCCCCGCCACTGCCCAGCGCCAGTGCGACCCGCATGGATCTCATTCTGCGTCATGGTTATGGACTTAATGACACCCGTGAGCAGAACTCCCGCGGGCGATCAGCCGCAGAGCGCGTCGGCCGCCGCTTCGACCGCGACGATGACGGCAGACTGCTGTCCAGGGGAGAGCTCCGCCCAGGGCCGGCCGAAGGTTCCCGGACCCGACGAGTTCGAGCTCTGGACCGTCTGCAGGTAGGGCTCGATCAGCGTCTTCGGGTCACCGCCCCGCTCGCCCATCCACGTCCGCGCAGCCAGGCAGGCCTGGAAGTAGTCGTCTTCGGTGGACTCCGCGGGAGCACCGACGGCCGTCGTCACCCCGCCCGGGGACACCCCGACTTCACCGGGGGCCACCGACGTCGGAGTGTCTGACGGTGACGTGGACGTCGCTGCCGGTGACGACGACGTCGCCTCCGGCTCGGTGCCCGACGAGCAACCGGAGAGAATCACCAAACCGGCGGCGGCGGCGCACACGGCGCGAAGTGGGTGCCTGCGCATCCCGCCAATCTATGCAACACTGGCCGCCATGAACGACGGGACCCGGTTTCTGGAGTGTTGTCAGGCCTGACCGCCTGCCCCCTGAATCCTTCGTCCGTCTCTGGAGTTCTTCATGGTTCTCGCGCCTACGCGGCTGCGTCTCGCCGATCTACTGCATGTCACCGACCGATTCGCCGACGACGTTCTCGGCCGCCGGTTCGACCATCTCCTACCGCCCGGCGGGCCGCCGGCCACGGAGCGGTGGTTCACCCGGTTGCACGGCGACGACGAACTGGACGTCTGGCTGATCAGCTGGGTTCCGGACCGCTCGACCGAGTTGCACGACCACAGCGGCTCCCTCGGCGCGCTGACCGTGATCTCCGGTTCTCTGGACGAAACCCGTTGGGACGGAAAGTCTCTGCGTAAGCGGAGGCTGACGGCAGGTGATCAGGCGGCGTTCCCGCTCGGTTGGGTGCACGATGTCGTGTGGGCCCGCGAGGAGGTTTCTGCAGGCCCGGTGGTCACAGCTCCGACGTTGAGCGTGCACGCGTACTCGCCGCCACTGACCGCCATGTCGTACTACGACGTCACCGACGGCAATACATTGCGCCGCAACCGAACCGAACTGACCGATCATCCGGAGGCAACCTAGTGCCCAGCCGCATCGACGCGATCCTCGACGACGCCCGCGCCACGTTGACCAGACTGTCGGCCGAGGAGGTGCCCGCAGCGCTGGCCCGCGGCGCCCTGCTGGTCGACATCCGTCCCGCCGCGCAGCGTGCCGCCGAAGGCGAGGTGGCCGGCGCTCTGATCGTCGAACGCAACGTCCTGGAATGGCGCTGTGATCCCACCAGCGACGCGCGGATGCCGCAGGCCGTCGACGACGATGTCGAATGGGTCATCCTGTGCTCGGAGGGATATACCTCCAGCCTGGCCGCCGCATCGCTGAAAGAACTCGGACTGCATCGGGCCACCGATGTGATCGGCGGCTACCACGCGCTCAAAGTGGTTCTGAACTAAGAGCTCTCGTTGCTGCGTAGCATCGGGCGCAGTTTCTCGGTCTTCTCCTGCGTCCATCCCGGCGGGGACAGGATCGCCGCCCACGCATCGGCGACGTTCCTGACATACACGTGGCCGTGGCCGTCGGGGACGTTGACCGCCACCGCCATGTCCGCTGACACCTGCAGGAACGTGACGATGGGAATCCACTCCATGTCCGGGGACACGTCGTAGCCGCGCGGTTCGCGCAGCCAATCCGGCTCGGCGAACAGCAGATCCGGGTTCCACCACGCGATCGGATCAGAGGCGTGTTGCAGGTACACGACCCGCGGTAGCCCCCACGGGTCGGGTGGGCGTTGGAGGTCGCGAGCCTCGGCGACGAATCGGACGTTCTCGCCGCTGTCGTAGATCGGCAGCCACT from Mycobacterium sp. DL includes:
- a CDS encoding lipoprotein LpqV, whose product is MRRHPLRAVCAAAAGLVILSGCSSGTEPEATSSSPAATSTSPSDTPTSVAPGEVGVSPGGVTTAVGAPAESTEDDYFQACLAARTWMGERGGDPKTLIEPYLQTVQSSNSSGPGTFGRPWAELSPGQQSAVIVAVEAAADALCG
- a CDS encoding rhodanese-like domain-containing protein gives rise to the protein MPSRIDAILDDARATLTRLSAEEVPAALARGALLVDIRPAAQRAAEGEVAGALIVERNVLEWRCDPTSDARMPQAVDDDVEWVILCSEGYTSSLAAASLKELGLHRATDVIGGYHALKVVLN
- a CDS encoding cysteine dioxygenase — protein: MVLAPTRLRLADLLHVTDRFADDVLGRRFDHLLPPGGPPATERWFTRLHGDDELDVWLISWVPDRSTELHDHSGSLGALTVISGSLDETRWDGKSLRKRRLTAGDQAAFPLGWVHDVVWAREEVSAGPVVTAPTLSVHAYSPPLTAMSYYDVTDGNTLRRNRTELTDHPEAT